DNA sequence from the Agromyces aureus genome:
CGGCGACGCTGTCGGGGTCGACGCCCGGCACGGTCGCGTTCACGGAGATGCGGTCGCGCAGGGCGGGCGGGGTCTCGTTCCAGCCGTAGTCGATCGCGCCTTCGAGCCAGGCGGATGCCTCGTGGTCGTCGTACTCGACGAATGGGCTGAACTCCGTCCACCCGTGCGGGCCCTCGAGCAGCAGGGCCTCGCGCACGTCGATGCCGCGGAAGCGCGTCACGAGCGGGAGCGCGACCACGCGCGCGGTGGAGAGGAGGTCGTCGAGCGACGGCGATGTCATGAACCCATCATCGCAAGCGGCTGCGAGCGCCGCTCATTAGACTCGCGCGAGTGACCGGCACGTTGATCGAACCCCGCTTCCCGCTCGACATCGACGGCGTCGCACGCCCGTCGCGCTCGCAGGCGCTGCTCGACGCGGTGCGGGCGAACGTCGTGATCGCCGACGGCGCCATGGGCACCATGCTGCAGCGCCACGAACCCACGCTCGACGACTACCGGCAGCTCGAGGGCTGCAACGAGATCCTCAACGTCAGTCGCCCCGACATGATCGCGGCGATCCACGACGAGTACCTCGCGGTCGGCATCGACGCGATCGAGACGAACACGTTCGGCGCGAACTGGTCGAACCTGTCGGATTACGGCATCGACGACTGCATCCACGAGCTTGCCGAGGCCGGGGCGCGCATCGCGCGCGAACGCGTCGAAGCGGCCGAGGCGGCCGACGGGCGGATGCGCTGGGTGCTCGGCTCGATGGGTCCGGGCACGAAGCTGCCGAGCCTCGGCCACACCACCTACGACCACCTCAAGCAGACGTTCGCGCTGCAGGCCGAGGGCCTCATCGACGGCGGAGCCGACGCGTTCCTCATCGAGACCTCCCAGGACCTGCTGCAGACCAAGGCCGCCGTCAACGGCTGCAAGCAGGCCATCGTGAGCCGCGGCATCCGCCTGCCGATCTTCGTCGAGGTGACGGTCGAGACGACCGGCACCATGCTCATGGGCAGCGAGATCGGTGCCGCGCTCACCGCGCTCGAGCCGCTCGGCGTCGACGCGATCGGCCTGAACTGCGCCACCGGGCCCGCCGAGATGAGCGAGCACCTGCGCCACCTCTCGAAGCACTCGCGCGTGCCCGTCGCGTGCATGCCGAACGCGGGCCTGCCCGTGCTCGGCGCGAACGGCGCGCACTACCCGCTCGAGCCGGCCGAGCTCGCGACCGCGCACGAGCAGTTCGTGCGCGAGTTCGGCCTCGGCCTGATCGGCGGATGCTGCGGCACGACGCCCGAGCACATGCTCGCCGTCGTCGAGCGCCTGCGCCCGCTGCGCGCCGGGCTCGCGGCCGGGCCGGACTCGGCACGGACGCCCACGCCCGAGGCGGGCGTCGCGAGCCTCTACCAGCACGTGCCGTTCCACCAGGATGCGTCGTACCTCGCGATCGGCGAGCGCACGAACGCCAACGGGTCGAAGGCGTTCCGCGAGGCGATGCTCGCCGGCGAGTGGGACGAGTGCGTCGAGATCGCGCGCAACCAGATCCGGGTGGGCGCGCACCTGCTCGACGTGTGCGTCGACTACGTCGGCCGCGACGGCGTCGACGACATCCGCGAGGTCGTGTCGCGCTTCGCGAGCGCCTCGACGCTGCCGCTCGTGATCGACTCGACCGAGCCGGCCGTCATCGCCGCCGGGCTCGAGCTCATCGGCGGGCGCCCCGTCGTCAACTCGGTGAACTACGAAGACGGGGATGCCCCGACGAGCCGTTTCGGCCGCATCATGCCGCTCGTGAAGGAGCACGGCACGGCCGTGATCGCGCTCACGATCGACGAGCAGGGCCAGGCCCGCACCGCCGACGACAAGATGCGCATCGCCTCGCGGCTCGTCGACGCGCTCGTCGACGAGTGGGGCATGCGCGTCGAGGACCTCATCGTCGACTGCCTCACGTTCCCCATCGCGACCGGTCAAGAGGAGACCCGCCGCGACGCGATCGAGACGATCGAGGCCATCCGTCGCCTGAACGCGAAGTACCCCGGCATCCACACCACGCTCGGGGTCTCGAACGTGTCGTTCGGCCTGAACCCGGCCGCGCGCAGCGTGCTGAACTCGGTGTTCCTGCACGAGGCCGTCGAGGCCGGGCTCGACTCGGGCATCATCGACGCCGCGAAGATCGTGCCGCTCGCCTCGCTCTCGGAGGAGCAGCGCAAGGTCGCGCTCGACCTCGTCTGGGATCGTCGCGAGTACGACGCCGACGGTGCCACGACCTACGACCCGCTCGCCGTGATGCTCGACCTCTTCGCGGGCGTCGACACCGCGGCCCTGCGCGACCAGCGCGCGGCCGAACTCGCCGCGCTGCCCGTGGGCGAGCGCCTCGAGCGTCGCATCATCGACGGCGCCTCGAAGGGCCTCGAGGCCGACCTCGACCTCGCCCGCGAGGGCGGCCTGAGCGCGCTCCAGATCATCAACGACCACCTGCTCGAGGGCATGAAGGTCGTCGGCGAGCGCTTCGGCTCGGGCGAGATGCAGCTGCCGTTCGTGCTGCAGTCCGCCGAGACCATGAAGGCCGCCGTCGCGCTGCTCGAACCGCACATGGAGAAGACCGAGTCCTCCGGCAAGGGCACGATGGTCATCGCGACCGTCCGCGGCGACGTGCACGACATCGGCAAGAACCTCGTCGACATCATCCTGACGAACAACGGCTACAAGGTGATCAACCTCGGCATCAAGCAGCCGATCGCCGACATCATCGCGGCCGCCGAGGAGCACGACGCCGACGTCATCGGCATGTCCGGCCTGCTCGTGAAGTCGACCGTCGTCATGAAGGAGAACCTTCAGGAGCTGCAGTCGCGCGGTCTCGCGAAGAAGTGGCCGATCATCCTCGGCGGTGCCGCTCTCACGCGCGCCTACGTCGAGGACGACCTCGCCTCGCTCTTCGACGGCGAGGTGCGCTACGCCCGCGACGCCTTCGAGGGCCTCACGCTCATGGAGCCGCTCGTGAAGGTCGCGCGCGGCGCCGACCCGGCCGAGGTCGGGCTGCCCGCGCTGAAGAAGCGCATCCACAGCGCCGGTTCGAAGCTCACGCTCACCGAACCCGAGGAGATGCCCGGGCGGTCCGACGTGGCATCCGACAACCCGATCCCGACCCCGCCGTTCTGGGGCACGCGCATCGTGCGGGGCATCGCGCTCGCCGACTACGCCGCGTTCCTCGACGAGCGGGCGACCTTCATGGGGCAGTGGGGGCTCAAGCCGGGTCGCGGCGAAGACGGGCTCAGCTACGAGCAGCTCGTCGAGACCGAGGGGCGGCCCCGCCTGCGCTACTGGCTCGACCGGATCCTCGGCGAGGGCATGCTCGACGCCTCGGTCGCCTACGGGTACTTCCCGGTCGTGAGCGAGGGCGACGACCTCGTCGTGCTGCACCACGGCGACGACCCGACCGGCCTGCTCGGGCGGCCCGGACTGCTCGCCCCCGACGGCGGGTCAGGGGGGCCGCTCGGAGCGGAGCGCCTGCGCTTCCACTTCCCGCGCCAGCGCCGCGACCGTCACCTGAACCTCGCGGACTTCGTGCGCTCGAAGGATGCCGGCCAGGTCGACGTGCTGCCCGTGCAGCTCGTGACCGCCGGCGCGCACATCGACCAGGTCACCGCGAAGCTCTTCGCCGAGAACCGGTACCGCGACTACTACGAGCTCAACGGGCTCGTGATGCAGCTCACGGAGTCGCTCGCGGAGTACTGGCATGCGCGCATCCGATCCGAGCTCGGGTTCGCCGCCGAAGACCCGACCGACACGGCCGGCCTGTTCAAGCTCGAGTACCGCGGGGCGCGCTTCTCGCTCGGCTACCCGGCCTGTCCCGACATGGAGGACCGCCGCAAGGTCGTCGAGCTGCTGAAGCCCGAGCGCATGGGCGTCGAGCTCAGCGAGGAACTGCAGCTGCACCCCGAGCAGTCGACCGACGCGTTCGTGTTCCACCACCCCGAGGCGAAGTACTTCTCGGTCTGAGGGTCGGTCAATCGTCGGCAAGTATCTTCGGCAGGTACCCGAGCGTATCGAGTCGCCGCACGAGCCGTGCGGCGATCGGGCCGCGCGAGAGTGAGATTCGGTAGAACCGGGGGCCCTCGACCGAGTTTTGGAAGAGGTCCTCCTCGACCAACGTGCGGATGGCCCGTGACCGTTGTGCCGGGCTTCCTGGGAACACCGCTTCCAGGTCGCCGGCCTTCACGACACCCCGCTGAAGTGCGATCGCGAGTGCGCCCGCCTGCGCGGCCGAGATGACGCCGTCGCGGGCGAGCGACGTCAGGACCGGAGTGATGAGTTCTTCGCTGACATACTCATGGTCTTGCAGCCGGATCAGACGCTGCAGGTCGGTGCTGATGCCGGTGGCGAAGAACTCGATCCACGCTGTCGTTCCTCGTTCGGAGAGGTCGTCTGCGCCTTCGAGTGCGCTGATGTAGGCATCGCGGTCGTTCCCGAACACCGCCATCGGGTTGAGTGCGCTTCCGCCGCGGGTGTTAAAGATCGTGC
Encoded proteins:
- the metH gene encoding methionine synthase, with protein sequence MTGTLIEPRFPLDIDGVARPSRSQALLDAVRANVVIADGAMGTMLQRHEPTLDDYRQLEGCNEILNVSRPDMIAAIHDEYLAVGIDAIETNTFGANWSNLSDYGIDDCIHELAEAGARIARERVEAAEAADGRMRWVLGSMGPGTKLPSLGHTTYDHLKQTFALQAEGLIDGGADAFLIETSQDLLQTKAAVNGCKQAIVSRGIRLPIFVEVTVETTGTMLMGSEIGAALTALEPLGVDAIGLNCATGPAEMSEHLRHLSKHSRVPVACMPNAGLPVLGANGAHYPLEPAELATAHEQFVREFGLGLIGGCCGTTPEHMLAVVERLRPLRAGLAAGPDSARTPTPEAGVASLYQHVPFHQDASYLAIGERTNANGSKAFREAMLAGEWDECVEIARNQIRVGAHLLDVCVDYVGRDGVDDIREVVSRFASASTLPLVIDSTEPAVIAAGLELIGGRPVVNSVNYEDGDAPTSRFGRIMPLVKEHGTAVIALTIDEQGQARTADDKMRIASRLVDALVDEWGMRVEDLIVDCLTFPIATGQEETRRDAIETIEAIRRLNAKYPGIHTTLGVSNVSFGLNPAARSVLNSVFLHEAVEAGLDSGIIDAAKIVPLASLSEEQRKVALDLVWDRREYDADGATTYDPLAVMLDLFAGVDTAALRDQRAAELAALPVGERLERRIIDGASKGLEADLDLAREGGLSALQIINDHLLEGMKVVGERFGSGEMQLPFVLQSAETMKAAVALLEPHMEKTESSGKGTMVIATVRGDVHDIGKNLVDIILTNNGYKVINLGIKQPIADIIAAAEEHDADVIGMSGLLVKSTVVMKENLQELQSRGLAKKWPIILGGAALTRAYVEDDLASLFDGEVRYARDAFEGLTLMEPLVKVARGADPAEVGLPALKKRIHSAGSKLTLTEPEEMPGRSDVASDNPIPTPPFWGTRIVRGIALADYAAFLDERATFMGQWGLKPGRGEDGLSYEQLVETEGRPRLRYWLDRILGEGMLDASVAYGYFPVVSEGDDLVVLHHGDDPTGLLGRPGLLAPDGGSGGPLGAERLRFHFPRQRRDRHLNLADFVRSKDAGQVDVLPVQLVTAGAHIDQVTAKLFAENRYRDYYELNGLVMQLTESLAEYWHARIRSELGFAAEDPTDTAGLFKLEYRGARFSLGYPACPDMEDRRKVVELLKPERMGVELSEELQLHPEQSTDAFVFHHPEAKYFSV